From a single Hymenobacter sp. YIM 151500-1 genomic region:
- a CDS encoding LIC11966 family surface protein, translating into MYSEDYKAVDLLAATRTATVENMEQYFKLQEIAEAKLQVVNDSVDAAQQRFARRHGMTLSEDPEGKRLAQYMRQVSEVNSYLHKVYLAQFRTEKATARLTDALTAQDQAAFEVARLQLIEDAQKATAELAALPAFRGKDARYRDAARNLVKFYASFAADQAAQMKPLMERKNGLTKAEADRMNGFINVYNTQNQKLSQAFNQAANALQATYIPVFND; encoded by the coding sequence GTGTACTCCGAAGACTACAAGGCCGTGGACTTGCTGGCGGCCACGCGCACGGCCACCGTCGAGAACATGGAGCAGTACTTCAAGCTCCAGGAAATTGCCGAAGCCAAGCTGCAAGTCGTCAACGACTCGGTGGACGCGGCCCAGCAGCGGTTTGCCCGGCGCCACGGCATGACCCTCTCGGAAGACCCCGAAGGCAAGCGCCTGGCCCAGTACATGCGGCAGGTATCGGAGGTGAATAGCTACCTGCACAAGGTGTACCTGGCCCAGTTCCGCACCGAAAAAGCCACTGCCCGCCTCACCGACGCCCTCACGGCCCAGGACCAGGCCGCGTTTGAAGTCGCCCGCCTCCAGCTCATCGAAGATGCTCAAAAGGCCACCGCCGAGCTGGCCGCCCTGCCGGCTTTTCGCGGCAAGGACGCCCGTTACCGCGACGCGGCCCGCAACCTGGTGAAGTTCTACGCCTCCTTTGCCGCCGACCAGGCCGCCCAGATGAAGCCGCTGATGGAACGCAAAAACGGGCTCACCAAGGCCGAAGCCGACCGGATGAACGGCTTCATCAACGTGTACAATACCCAGAACCAGAAGCTGAGCCAGGCCTTCAACCAGGCCGCCAACGCCTTGCAGGCCACCTACATTCCGGTGTTCAACGACTGA